The Staphylococcus haemolyticus region CAGAAATATTTTGATCATCACGTGCACGACTAAATGCATCAATCATCTCAGCTACTGTTTTAGGTGTAAATGCATTTCTTACCTCAGGTCGATTAATCGTTACTTTAGCAATTCCTTCGTAGAATTCATATTTTATTTCATCATATTCTCTAAGTGTTTCCCACTGTCTAGTCATTTTGCTCCTCCTTTAAAAAAACTAATACTATTGTATCAAATTCCGCTTTATCTTCCACATGAATTGTATGACCTACATTTGAAAAAATATGGATTTGACTGTATTTCATACCCTTATTCATAGCTTGTCCAGTTTTTACAAATTTTTGGTCTAATTCACCAGTTAAAATAAAACAAGGTATTTGAATATTACCAATTTGTTCCCACAAATTAGGCATTTGACCAGTGCCATAATCACGCAATGCTTTTGCTAATTTATGTGGATCTTGGGATAATCGCATTTCTCTTATAGCCGACTTTTTATCTTTATCTAGTTCATATTGCGTATAAAATAATGGTAATTTTTCCCAATCATTAACGAATACCTCTAACCCAGCAATATCTAATACTTTCGCTCTTGCTGCATCTATTTGTTGACGCTCATGTCGATTATTTTCATCTTTGATTCCTGGAGAACTACTTTCAATTATCAATTTTGACAAAGAGCATTTACCGTACACCGCATAATACAAGGCCACTCTACCACCCATTGAATATCCGAGTAAAGTAATATCATAAGATTTGTATATATCTAATAACTCATCTAATTGTGTCGTAATGTATGGAAAGTCCCAAGTTACATCAATTGGTGATTGATCTTGTCCATGCCCTGGTAAATCGATTGTAAGAACATTAGCCTCCTGTGAAAAATATTGAACATCATCATTAAACGTACGACTATCACTAATAAAGCCATGTAAAAGTACTAATAACTGATTTGAATTGTTTTGTGATTGATAGAAGTTATAGTGTAACATTTAGAATACCACTCAATTTCTTATATAGAATTTGATGTTGTGACATATTGTCATCACGATTGGTTACCATTTCGTAAATATGTGAATTCACATGTGATAGCTTTTCTTGAGTGAAATCTGCCACAGTATTAAATCGTTTGAATGTAAAATCATAAAGTAATGCTGTATATTCAAAATTCAATCCAGTCGGCGTTCCAAACAAACGTTCAAAATATGCTTCAGCAGATGCTTTTTGTGGAAGATATGAGAATATACCGCCACCATCATTATTAAGTAAAACTATATTTAAATTAATATTATTAATTTTAGCCATTAAAAGACCATTCATGTCATGGTAGAATGCTAAATCGCCGATTATCAGCGTGATTTTCTTGTGTACAGCCATTCCAATTGCAGTTGATACAACTCCATCGATACCATTTGCACCGCGATTCGCATATACTTCAACTTCACTATTATAAAGTAGATTATCGATATCACGAACTGGCATACTGTTACTTACAAAAATAGCATCGTCTTTAGTTAATTTATCAATTAAAATTTTTACAAATGCCGCTTCATCTGTTGCATTTGTCATATGTTTATCGATTGTATTTCTAGCCTGTGATTCAAGTGTTCGCCACATGTTTATCCAGTCTTTTCGATCGACAGCTGCTTCTTCGATAAGATTTCTAAAGAAATCATTTGCAGATATTTCGTATGAAATACTCGGTGGCGTTGGAAATACATCTATCTTGTCATTATTCTGCACTAAAATTTGATATGCATTTGTGCGCTTAAGCCATTGATTTAATTTTTTTGAGATAACAGGTTTACCAACTCTTATTACGAAATCAACATCTATGTCGAGTCCTGCACGATAGTATAAATCATATGTCGTAATCACATTTGGATGATTATACTTACGTAATTGACTTAATGGATCTGCAAGTATAGGTATGTCATGCACGGTCGCATAAGTAAGTATTTGATCGATAGCTTGATGTTGCATATCACCAACTATTATTAACCCTTTTTTCTCTTTTAATATATGTCTGATGTCTTGAACATTAATATTTTTTTGATAATGCGGCAGCTTTTTAGAATAAGATGTTAGCCACTCTTGTCTTTCTAAGTTAGGTGTTAATGGCTCTCTAAATGGTAAATTAAAATGGATAGGACCTCTATGTGGACCATATAGATACTGACTTGCAATTTGCATTTGATAATAAATTGCGTCTAGCATGTAATCAGTACCATCTGCTACAGGCATATCAAATTGAAAATTAACATAATTTGCGAACATATTAACTTGATTAATTGCTTGTGGTGCCCCCACACTTCTTAATTCATGTGGACGATCACTTGTTAATACAATTAAAGGTATACGACTGATTTGGCTCTCTGCAATTGCTGGTGTATAATTTGCCGCCGCAGTCCCAGAAGTACATAAAATAGCTACAGGGCGTTCGCTACCTTTTATTAAGCCTAAAGCAAAAAACGCTGCACTACGTTCATCAGGATGTATCCATGTCTTAATATTAGGATGTGCTTCAAAAGCAATGGCCAATGGCGTTGATCTTGAGCCGGGACTAATTACAACTTCACGTACTCCATAGACATATAACTCCGAAGCAAATGTATATACTTGTTTTGTTAGTGCTTCATTATGATTCATTCTTATCTACTACTCCTAAAGCATTCATCATCGGTGAAAATTTAACTGCAGTTTCAGCCAACTCACTATCAGGGTCAGAATCTTTTACGATACCACACCCTGCAAATAACGTGGTTTGGTTTTGTTTTATTAACATTGAGCGTATTGCTACAATAAATTCACAATCATCATTCATGTCGATATAACCAACTGGTGCACCATATAAGCCTCGTGTTCCAAATTCATTTTCTTCAATAAATTTGAGTGCTTCATTTTTAGGATAGCCACCTAAAGCTGGTGTAGGATGCATTTCATCAATTAATCCTATAAAGGAATTGTTTTTCAACTGACCTTGAATTTGAGTATATAAATGATATAGATGGTCGTTTTTTAAAATATTAGGTGAATGATTATATTCAATATTATCAACATAAGGCTTTATGTCATCTAGAATACTTTTAACTACAAAATCATGTTCATCTAAATTCTTTTTATCTTTTAGAAATGCTTGTATATTTTTTTCATCTTCGTCTATGTCGTTAGATCGCTTAATCGTACCAGCTACAGCTTTTGTAGATAGAACACCGTCTTCTACTTTTAAAAGTTGTTCTGGCGTTTGTGAAAAGAATACAGATTGATTGGATTCTAAAATGAATAAATAGCTGTTTCTTTCGCTTTGTAATGCTCGATTAAGCACATAAGGTATACTAATTGGTTTATCAAATTTAATCATACGACGTCTTGCAAGAACGATTTTTTTAGTTTCATCAAGCTGAGCAATCGCATCCCTAACGAGTTCTTTCCACTCATCAACATAGATATCTTCCATTCGTAAGATATTCCCCAATGTTTCATCATGTTCAGCTTTAGCAATTTGAGTTTCTTCAAAGTAATTCACTACTTCTTTAAACTGTTCAATATCAAATTGGGCTCTTTCAACTGTATATGTCAGATAAGTAGTTTGTCCGATATTTGATATTAAAACTTGAGGTATTACAAAATGATTAATGCCAAATTCACGCCATTCATCATCAGATTTATGGCTAGAAAATTGAAATCCTCCTATGACTTTCAAATGATGCTTTTCTATATCCGGGTGTACCAATTCAATATCTTTTTTAAATTTTTCCCACTCACGAAAGATCGATTGCTTATTATCAAAGTTATTTTTGAATCTTTGAACAGCATGATAGCCGAAAAATGAAGACGCATTATCATTTAAGCGAAAATAGAAGCGATCTCCTGCCTGAGATTCTGTTAAATTGAACAATTCATCAGGTGCAAGTTCTCTATCAATTTTCACTTCAACAGATATCCAGCTTTTGTTACTTTCATATATTGACTCAATAATGTCATCTTCCTTTATATTCGCAGCCATTCATTTCACTTCTTTCATTATCTATTTTTTCTCATTACAATATTGTATCATTTTTAACTATTTATGGTGGCATAATTGCTTAATCTTCTAGAGAAATATTTCACGTTGATTGACCTTTATTTACTATTCCTTTAAAATACATATATTAAAACAATATACAATAAGAGGTAGATCAAATTATGGCAAATCAATATCAACAATATTCTACTGTTAGAAAATATTGGCATTTGATGCGACCTCATACTTTAACTGCCGCTGTTGTACCGGTTTTAGTTGGTACTGCAACTGCAAAACTTTTTTTATTAGGTAGTCAAGATAACATCAAGTTCATGTTATTTATTGCAATGTTAATCGCTTGTTTACTTATCCAAGCTGCAACAAACATGTTTAATGAATACTATGACTTTAAAAAAGGTTTAGATGATCACACATCCGTTGGTATCGGTGGTGCTATCGTAAGAAATGGTATGAGTCCAAAACTTGTCATGAATCTAGCAATTGCTTTTTATATCGTTGCTGCATTACTTGGTATCTTTTTAGCAGCGAATAGTTCATTTTGGATCATTCCAGTAGGAATCGTTTGTATGGCAATTGGCTATTTATATACAGG contains the following coding sequences:
- the menH gene encoding 2-succinyl-6-hydroxy-2,4-cyclohexadiene-1-carboxylate synthase; translated protein: MLHYNFYQSQNNSNQLLVLLHGFISDSRTFNDDVQYFSQEANVLTIDLPGHGQDQSPIDVTWDFPYITTQLDELLDIYKSYDITLLGYSMGGRVALYYAVYGKCSLSKLIIESSSPGIKDENNRHERQQIDAARAKVLDIAGLEVFVNDWEKLPLFYTQYELDKDKKSAIREMRLSQDPHKLAKALRDYGTGQMPNLWEQIGNIQIPCFILTGELDQKFVKTGQAMNKGMKYSQIHIFSNVGHTIHVEDKAEFDTIVLVFLKEEQND
- a CDS encoding isochorismate synthase; translated protein: MAANIKEDDIIESIYESNKSWISVEVKIDRELAPDELFNLTESQAGDRFYFRLNDNASSFFGYHAVQRFKNNFDNKQSIFREWEKFKKDIELVHPDIEKHHLKVIGGFQFSSHKSDDEWREFGINHFVIPQVLISNIGQTTYLTYTVERAQFDIEQFKEVVNYFEETQIAKAEHDETLGNILRMEDIYVDEWKELVRDAIAQLDETKKIVLARRRMIKFDKPISIPYVLNRALQSERNSYLFILESNQSVFFSQTPEQLLKVEDGVLSTKAVAGTIKRSNDIDEDEKNIQAFLKDKKNLDEHDFVVKSILDDIKPYVDNIEYNHSPNILKNDHLYHLYTQIQGQLKNNSFIGLIDEMHPTPALGGYPKNEALKFIEENEFGTRGLYGAPVGYIDMNDDCEFIVAIRSMLIKQNQTTLFAGCGIVKDSDPDSELAETAVKFSPMMNALGVVDKNES
- the menD gene encoding 2-succinyl-5-enolpyruvyl-6-hydroxy-3-cyclohexene-1-carboxylic-acid synthase — encoded protein: MNHNEALTKQVYTFASELYVYGVREVVISPGSRSTPLAIAFEAHPNIKTWIHPDERSAAFFALGLIKGSERPVAILCTSGTAAANYTPAIAESQISRIPLIVLTSDRPHELRSVGAPQAINQVNMFANYVNFQFDMPVADGTDYMLDAIYYQMQIASQYLYGPHRGPIHFNLPFREPLTPNLERQEWLTSYSKKLPHYQKNINVQDIRHILKEKKGLIIVGDMQHQAIDQILTYATVHDIPILADPLSQLRKYNHPNVITTYDLYYRAGLDIDVDFVIRVGKPVISKKLNQWLKRTNAYQILVQNNDKIDVFPTPPSISYEISANDFFRNLIEEAAVDRKDWINMWRTLESQARNTIDKHMTNATDEAAFVKILIDKLTKDDAIFVSNSMPVRDIDNLLYNSEVEVYANRGANGIDGVVSTAIGMAVHKKITLIIGDLAFYHDMNGLLMAKINNINLNIVLLNNDGGGIFSYLPQKASAEAYFERLFGTPTGLNFEYTALLYDFTFKRFNTVADFTQEKLSHVNSHIYEMVTNRDDNMSQHQILYKKLSGILNVTL